A region from the Triticum aestivum cultivar Chinese Spring chromosome 3D, IWGSC CS RefSeq v2.1, whole genome shotgun sequence genome encodes:
- the LOC123073849 gene encoding lipid phosphate phosphatase 2 isoform X1: MRGGGNTQNCAQTTEGLGTPVSGQPDRMQQVQHTVQTHGYGLARKHTYDWVVLILLAAFVVVLHYAPPFNRFVGKDMMTDIRYPVKQSTVPAWAVPVISMLCPVLVFIALYVARRDVYDLHHAILGVVFAVLITAAFTDVIKNAVGRPRPDFFWRCFPDGRQVYDQVTGGVICHGEKGFLTDGRKSFPSGHTSWSFAGLGFLSLYLSGKIKAFDRKGHVAKLCIVILPLLLASLVGISRIDNYRHHWEDVFVGGLIGYIMAVLCYLHFFPPPYHHQGWGPYAYFHMLEELEAGNSNNAQNQQSAGQHHIGLTGQHHNGRSRNDLESGSV; the protein is encoded by the exons ATGCGTGGTGGAGGCAACACG CAGAACTGCGCACAAACCACTGAGGGTCTTGGCACACCGGTTTCTGGCCAGCCGGATAGGATGCAGCAGGTTCAGCACACGGTTCAGACGCATGGATATGGACTGGCAAGAAAGCACACGTATGATTGGGTCGTTCTTATTCTCCTCGCCGCGTTCGTGGTCGTCTTGCATTATGCTCCCCCGTTTAACCGGTTCGTCGGGAAGGATATGATGACTGATATTAGGTACCCGGTGAAACAGAGTACCGTGCCAGCATGGGCTGTTCCT GTAATCTCTATGCTGTGCCCTGTGCTTGTCTTCATAGCACTGTATGTTGCTAGAAGAGACGTCTATGATCTTCACCACGCAATACTAG GTGTTGTTTTTGCTGTGCTGATCACTGCCGCTTTCACTGATGTGATAAAGAATGCGGTAGGGAGACCTAGGCCAGACTTCTTTTGGCGGTGCTTTCCTGATGGAAGGCAG GTATATGATCAAGTGACAGGTGGTGTGATTTGCCATGGCGAGAAAGGTTTCTTAACCGATGGGCGCAAGAGTTTTCCTAGTGGACACACGTCGT GGTCTTTTGCTGGACTTGGATTTTTGTCACTATACTTATCTGGCAAAATTAAGGCGTTTGATCGCAAAGGTCACGTGGCAAAACTTTGCATCGtgattcttcctcttcttcttgcttCGCTTGTTGGGATTTCTAGAATAGACAACTATCGACACCACTGGGAGGATGTGTTTGTCGGCGGCCTGATTG GATATATCATGGCAGTGCTGTGCTATCTGCACTTCTTTCCTCCTCCATATCACCATCAAG GCTGGGGGCCCTATGCATACTTCCACATGCTGGAGGAGCTTGAGGCGGGCAATTCAAATAATGCACAAAACCAACAGTCTGCAGGTCAGCATCATATCGGATTGACCGGCCAACACCATAACGGGAGATCAAGAAATGATTTGGAATCTGGAAGTGTGTAA
- the LOC123073849 gene encoding lipid phosphate phosphatase 2 isoform X2, giving the protein MRGGGNTNCAQTTEGLGTPVSGQPDRMQQVQHTVQTHGYGLARKHTYDWVVLILLAAFVVVLHYAPPFNRFVGKDMMTDIRYPVKQSTVPAWAVPVISMLCPVLVFIALYVARRDVYDLHHAILGVVFAVLITAAFTDVIKNAVGRPRPDFFWRCFPDGRQVYDQVTGGVICHGEKGFLTDGRKSFPSGHTSWSFAGLGFLSLYLSGKIKAFDRKGHVAKLCIVILPLLLASLVGISRIDNYRHHWEDVFVGGLIGYIMAVLCYLHFFPPPYHHQGWGPYAYFHMLEELEAGNSNNAQNQQSAGQHHIGLTGQHHNGRSRNDLESGSV; this is encoded by the exons ATGCGTGGTGGAGGCAACACG AACTGCGCACAAACCACTGAGGGTCTTGGCACACCGGTTTCTGGCCAGCCGGATAGGATGCAGCAGGTTCAGCACACGGTTCAGACGCATGGATATGGACTGGCAAGAAAGCACACGTATGATTGGGTCGTTCTTATTCTCCTCGCCGCGTTCGTGGTCGTCTTGCATTATGCTCCCCCGTTTAACCGGTTCGTCGGGAAGGATATGATGACTGATATTAGGTACCCGGTGAAACAGAGTACCGTGCCAGCATGGGCTGTTCCT GTAATCTCTATGCTGTGCCCTGTGCTTGTCTTCATAGCACTGTATGTTGCTAGAAGAGACGTCTATGATCTTCACCACGCAATACTAG GTGTTGTTTTTGCTGTGCTGATCACTGCCGCTTTCACTGATGTGATAAAGAATGCGGTAGGGAGACCTAGGCCAGACTTCTTTTGGCGGTGCTTTCCTGATGGAAGGCAG GTATATGATCAAGTGACAGGTGGTGTGATTTGCCATGGCGAGAAAGGTTTCTTAACCGATGGGCGCAAGAGTTTTCCTAGTGGACACACGTCGT GGTCTTTTGCTGGACTTGGATTTTTGTCACTATACTTATCTGGCAAAATTAAGGCGTTTGATCGCAAAGGTCACGTGGCAAAACTTTGCATCGtgattcttcctcttcttcttgcttCGCTTGTTGGGATTTCTAGAATAGACAACTATCGACACCACTGGGAGGATGTGTTTGTCGGCGGCCTGATTG GATATATCATGGCAGTGCTGTGCTATCTGCACTTCTTTCCTCCTCCATATCACCATCAAG GCTGGGGGCCCTATGCATACTTCCACATGCTGGAGGAGCTTGAGGCGGGCAATTCAAATAATGCACAAAACCAACAGTCTGCAGGTCAGCATCATATCGGATTGACCGGCCAACACCATAACGGGAGATCAAGAAATGATTTGGAATCTGGAAGTGTGTAA